One region of Wyeomyia smithii strain HCP4-BCI-WySm-NY-G18 chromosome 3, ASM2978416v1, whole genome shotgun sequence genomic DNA includes:
- the LOC129727368 gene encoding protein C1orf43 homolog isoform X1, with protein MEELSGVMIVIIIGGGVLGVTICFIIAKRQIVRFTLRQRRGPHVAVGHDARKSIKKEIERRIDCIQKIYFEPKLLWDDKKDGDKYILQPDSNTPPYYYRMKAMDDIKELEKEIVKQDGSTRHPRDSLRAFLLTTLAAPLNGSGQRLIHQFCDMYEHARHDPNEFGEEEYQAYQRLLKKICDAAKLLKSFSNSRKSSPSRTPVKKQSKMQSLLDPSRLRPPPMNASGGGIAGGNAGNQNARLNLSLGVQLQHQQEQQLQLQDELGENEILSISQYHGETETFAIHRSFKD; from the exons ATGGAGGAATTATCCGGAGTTATGATTGTGATAATCATCGGGGGTGGAGTCCTCGGAGTAACGATTTGTTTCATTATTGCGAAACGACAAATAGTACGCTTTACACTTAGGCAACGGCGTGGTCCGCATGTAGCTGTTGGCCACGATGCCAGGAAA TCAATTAAAAAAGAAATCGAAAGACGTATTGATTGCATACAAAAAATATACTTTGAGCCAAAGCTTTTGTGGGACGATAAAAAAGATGGTGATAAATATATATTACAACCAGATTCCAATACTCCACCTTATTACTATAGAATGAAGGCTATGGATGATATTAAAGAGCTTG aaAAGGAAATAGTCAAACAAGATGGCTCTACACGGCATCCCAGAGATAGCCTGAGAGCATTTTTGCTAACAACATTAGCCGCACCGCTTAACGGGTCTGGGCAACGGTTAATTCACCAGTTTTGTGACAT GTATGAACACGCTCGTCATGATCCAAACGAGTTCGGCGAAGAGGAGTATCAAGCATACCAAAGATTACTTAAAAAGATCTGCGATGC AGCAAAATTGTTGAAATCATTCAGCAACAGTCGAAAATCATCTCCCAGCCGGACACCGGTGAAGAAACAAAGTAAAATGCAATCTCTCCTAGACCCCTCCCGTCTAAGGCCTCCACCAATGAACGCATCAGGGGGCGGTATTGCGGGTGGTAATGCAGGCAATCAAAATGCCCGCCTCAATCTTTCTCTCGGAGTACAACTCCAGCATCAACAGGAGCAGCAATTGCAACTCCAGGATGAACTAGGCGAGAATGAAATACTGAGTATTTCTCAGTATCATGGAGAAACAG AAACCTTTGCCATACACAGGTCTTTCAAAGATTGA
- the LOC129727368 gene encoding protein C1orf43 homolog isoform X2, producing the protein MEELSGVMIVIIIGGGVLGVTICFIIAKRQIVRFTLRQRRGPHVAVGHDARKSIKKEIERRIDCIQKIYFEPKLLWDDKKDGDKYILQPDSNTPPYYYRMKAMDDIKELEKEIVKQDGSTRHPRDSLRAFLLTTLAAPLNGSGQRLIHQFCDMYEHARHDPNEFGEEEYQAYQRLLKKICDAAKLLKSFSNSRKSSPSRTPVKKQSKMQSLLDPSRLRPPPMNASGGGIAGGNAGNQNARLNLSLGVQLQHQQEQQLQLQDELGENEILSISQYHGETGLSKIDMV; encoded by the exons ATGGAGGAATTATCCGGAGTTATGATTGTGATAATCATCGGGGGTGGAGTCCTCGGAGTAACGATTTGTTTCATTATTGCGAAACGACAAATAGTACGCTTTACACTTAGGCAACGGCGTGGTCCGCATGTAGCTGTTGGCCACGATGCCAGGAAA TCAATTAAAAAAGAAATCGAAAGACGTATTGATTGCATACAAAAAATATACTTTGAGCCAAAGCTTTTGTGGGACGATAAAAAAGATGGTGATAAATATATATTACAACCAGATTCCAATACTCCACCTTATTACTATAGAATGAAGGCTATGGATGATATTAAAGAGCTTG aaAAGGAAATAGTCAAACAAGATGGCTCTACACGGCATCCCAGAGATAGCCTGAGAGCATTTTTGCTAACAACATTAGCCGCACCGCTTAACGGGTCTGGGCAACGGTTAATTCACCAGTTTTGTGACAT GTATGAACACGCTCGTCATGATCCAAACGAGTTCGGCGAAGAGGAGTATCAAGCATACCAAAGATTACTTAAAAAGATCTGCGATGC AGCAAAATTGTTGAAATCATTCAGCAACAGTCGAAAATCATCTCCCAGCCGGACACCGGTGAAGAAACAAAGTAAAATGCAATCTCTCCTAGACCCCTCCCGTCTAAGGCCTCCACCAATGAACGCATCAGGGGGCGGTATTGCGGGTGGTAATGCAGGCAATCAAAATGCCCGCCTCAATCTTTCTCTCGGAGTACAACTCCAGCATCAACAGGAGCAGCAATTGCAACTCCAGGATGAACTAGGCGAGAATGAAATACTGAGTATTTCTCAGTATCATGGAGAAACAG GTCTTTCAAAGATTGACATGGTTTAG